GGTCCGTCTTCGCGTAGGAACCGACCCAGAGCATGGCGACGAACGGTGCGACAAGGCAGAGGCCGATGACGACGCGCACCGGCGTCACCACCGGCCCTCTGCTCACTTCTGGGGCTTGTGACATACGGCGGCTCCGTCCCCTCGCTGATCACCTCGTGCAGTGCGCACGAAATGTAGGTGACGGCGTCGAGAGAGCGGAACCCCTCGTCCGTATATCGGTCCTGAACTGCAACTTCACGGTCCCGGGTGCCGGAATATGTCGGACACGCGCGCCGCGGGGCAGGCGGGAACGGCCGGACGGGCCCTAGTCCTGGGGCCGCTTCAGCCGGGCCACGAACTTGTAGCGGTCGCCCCGGTACACCGAGCGCACCCACTCCACGGGCTGGCCCGTGCGGTCCTGCGAGTGCCGGGAGAGCATCAGCATGGGCAGGCCGACGTCGGTGCCGAGCAGACCGGCCTCGCGCGGGGTGGCCAGCGAGGTCTCGATGGTCTCCTCGGCCTCGGCGAGATGGACGTCGTAGACCTCGGCGAGCGCCGTGTAGAGGGACGTGTACTTCACCAGGGACCTGCGCAGCGCCGGGAAGCGCTTGGCCGACAGGTGGGTGGTCTCGATCGCCATGGGCTCGCCGTTGGCCATGCGCAGCCGCTCGATGCGCAGTACCCGCCCGCCGGCCGTGATGTCCAGCAGCCCGGCGAGCCGGTCGTCGGCGGTGATGTAGCCGATGTCCAGCAGCTGCGAGGTGGGTTCGAGGCCCTGCGCCCGCATGTCCTCGGTGTACGAGGTGAGTTGCAGGGCCTGCGAGACCTTGGGCTTGGCGACGAAGGTGCCCTTGCCCTGGATGCGCTCCAGGCGCCCCTCGACGACCAGTTCCTGCAAGGCCTGGCGCACCGTCGTGCGCGAGGTGTCGAACTCCGCGGCCAGGGTGCGCTCAGGGGGGACCGGAGTGCCCGGTGCCTGCGTCCGGGTCATGTCGAGCAGGTGCTTCTTCAGTCGGTAGTACTTGGGCACGCGCGCGGTACGGACGGTCGCCCCACCCTCGTTCTCCGCACTGCTGACGTCGGTGCTCATGCTCTGCCTTCCCGGCTCCGGGTGCCGAAGCGACCGATATCCCTGTCGGCCACGGCCCACATCGTGGCACGGCTCCGGGCGGGATGGCCCCGCACGCTCCGTGATCCCTTCTGTATACCTCCGACACCCCTGTTGGTCTAGTCCACAGCGCCGTCGGACACCGCTGGTACGCGCGTTCGGAACCGTATCGAGACGCCTTTCGGCGGACGGTGGTACACCCCCTCCCGGTCCGCCCGATCTGCCGCTTGCGCAATGAAAGGTCCCTGCATATCTCGGTCGCATCACGGACGCATGGACCGTGCTTGCACACCCTTGACAGCCCTATTGGTCTGGGCCAAGCTCCCCCTACTGGTCTACACCATTGGTCCAGGTCCCGGCCCCATGGGCGGTCCGCGTCGACGAGCAACCGCGGGGAGGCAGGGGGGTTTTGTGGCATCCCTGAGGAGGGTGGCGTGAAGCGCAAGCTGATAGCCGCGATCGGTATCGCGGGCATGATGGTCTCGATCGCGGCGTGCGGGGGCGACGACGGCGACGACGGCAAGAAGGCCGGGGCGGACGGTTACGCCGGTGAGACGCTCACCGTGTGGGTGATGGACGGGTCCTCGCCGGACGACTGGCAGGCCGACCTCGCCAAGGAGTTCGAGGCGAAGACCAAGGCCAAGGTCAAGTTCGAGATCCAGAAGTGGAACGGTATCCAGCAGAAGCTGACCACCGCCCTCTCCGAGGAGAACCCGCCCGACGTCTTCGAGATCGGCAACACCCAGACGCCGGCCTACGCCAAGACCGGCGGCCTCGCCGACCTGGGCGACCTCAAGAGCGAGATCGGCGCCGACTGGTCCGAGTCCCTCAACAAGTCCGCCGTCTTCGAGGACAAGCAGTACGCCGCCCCGTGGTTCGTGGTGAACCGCGTGGTCATCTACAACAAGAAGATCTGGGCGGACGCGGGCATCAAGGGCACGCCCAAGACCCGCGACGAGTTCTACGACGCCCTCAAGACGATCGGCGAGAAGACCGACGCCGAGCCGATCTACCTGCCCGGCCAGAACTGGTACCACTTCGTGGGCCTGGCCATCGGCGAGGGCGCCGAGCTGGTCAAGAAGGACGGCGACAAGTACGTCTCCAACCTGGGCGACCCGAAGATCGCCGCCGCCACGGAGACCTACAAGAAGTTCCAGGCCCTCTCCAAGGCGCCCAAGGACAAGGACGAGGCCACCCCGCAGCAGGGTGAGATCTTCGCCAAGGGCAAGACCGGCGCCATCATCGGCATGGGCTGGGAGGGCGGCACGGCGATCGCCACCAACCCGGCGATCGAGAAGGACCTCGGCTACTTCACCATCCCGGGTCCCACGGCCGACAAGCCCGAGGGCGTCTTCCTCGGCGGCTCCAACCTGGCCGTCGCCGCGGGCAGCAAGAAGCAGGAGCTCGCCAAGGAGTTCCTGAAGATCGCGCTGTCCGACAAGTACGAGGGCGCGCTGGCCAAGGCCAACGGCGTCATCCCGAACAAGGACGCGCTGCAGAGCAACCTGCAGGGCAACGCCGCCGCCGAGGCGGCCGCGCCGGCCTCCGCGGGCGGTGACACCACGCCGCTGATCCCGGAGTGGGCCGCGGTCGAGAACGACCCGAACCCGATCAAGACCTACCTGACGGCCGTGCTGAAGGGGAAGTCCCCGGCCGAGGCCGCCGAGCAGGTCGAGGGCGAGTTCAACAAGCGCCTGGC
This region of Streptomyces ambofaciens ATCC 23877 genomic DNA includes:
- a CDS encoding GntR family transcriptional regulator; this encodes MSTDVSSAENEGGATVRTARVPKYYRLKKHLLDMTRTQAPGTPVPPERTLAAEFDTSRTTVRQALQELVVEGRLERIQGKGTFVAKPKVSQALQLTSYTEDMRAQGLEPTSQLLDIGYITADDRLAGLLDITAGGRVLRIERLRMANGEPMAIETTHLSAKRFPALRRSLVKYTSLYTALAEVYDVHLAEAEETIETSLATPREAGLLGTDVGLPMLMLSRHSQDRTGQPVEWVRSVYRGDRYKFVARLKRPQD
- a CDS encoding extracellular solute-binding protein, whose amino-acid sequence is MKRKLIAAIGIAGMMVSIAACGGDDGDDGKKAGADGYAGETLTVWVMDGSSPDDWQADLAKEFEAKTKAKVKFEIQKWNGIQQKLTTALSEENPPDVFEIGNTQTPAYAKTGGLADLGDLKSEIGADWSESLNKSAVFEDKQYAAPWFVVNRVVIYNKKIWADAGIKGTPKTRDEFYDALKTIGEKTDAEPIYLPGQNWYHFVGLAIGEGAELVKKDGDKYVSNLGDPKIAAATETYKKFQALSKAPKDKDEATPQQGEIFAKGKTGAIIGMGWEGGTAIATNPAIEKDLGYFTIPGPTADKPEGVFLGGSNLAVAAGSKKQELAKEFLKIALSDKYEGALAKANGVIPNKDALQSNLQGNAAAEAAAPASAGGDTTPLIPEWAAVENDPNPIKTYLTAVLKGKSPAEAAEQVEGEFNKRLAQQQ